A region from the Mucilaginibacter sp. CSA2-8R genome encodes:
- the folK gene encoding 2-amino-4-hydroxy-6-hydroxymethyldihydropteridine diphosphokinase: MVDVYLLLGSNLGNRQLYLQDAARYIEKGAGKIMACSGIYETQSWGKTDAPNYLNQVLLIQTELQPQLLLAELLNIEIMLGRRRLEKWGSRTVDIDILFYGEETIDEPNLIVPHPELHNRRFTLEPLAEIAPELRHPILNKTVLLLKNELKDALAVKKV; this comes from the coding sequence ATGGTTGACGTTTATTTACTATTGGGCAGTAACCTGGGCAACCGGCAATTGTATTTGCAGGATGCTGCCCGTTACATTGAAAAAGGCGCCGGTAAAATTATGGCATGCTCGGGTATTTATGAAACGCAGAGCTGGGGAAAAACTGATGCGCCCAACTATTTAAATCAAGTGTTATTGATACAAACAGAACTGCAACCACAACTGTTATTGGCAGAACTGCTAAACATAGAAATTATGCTGGGACGACGGCGCCTGGAAAAGTGGGGATCGCGTACGGTTGACATTGATATTCTTTTTTACGGAGAAGAAACTATTGATGAGCCAAACTTGATTGTTCCGCATCCGGAGCTGCATAACCGGAGGTTTACTTTGGAGCCACTGGCCGAAATTGCGCCTGAGCTCAGGCATCCAATTTTAAACAAAACAGTTTTGTTGCTTAAAAATGAGCTGAAAGACGCGTTAGCAGTAAAAAAAGTATAA
- a CDS encoding Hpt domain-containing protein, producing MSEIPANTDFDLSFLYEIADGSDEFIVESIDMFTLQTPQLMQEIEQGITTQNWQAAGAAAHKLKPNMGFFGMLNLQSMMQEIESMCKSGAPEQSVLSQKLANAKTIVDSNLIKLAEIKAEKQG from the coding sequence ATGTCCGAAATACCTGCCAATACCGATTTTGACCTGTCATTTTTATATGAAATTGCTGATGGCAGCGACGAGTTTATCGTTGAATCCATAGATATGTTTACTTTGCAAACCCCGCAATTAATGCAGGAGATTGAGCAGGGTATTACCACTCAAAATTGGCAGGCTGCAGGTGCTGCTGCACATAAGCTTAAGCCTAACATGGGTTTTTTTGGTATGCTTAACCTGCAAAGTATGATGCAGGAAATCGAATCTATGTGCAAAAGCGGCGCTCCGGAGCAGTCTGTATTATCGCAAAAGCTGGCAAATGCAAAAACAATTGTAGATAGCAATCTCATTAAACTGGCAGAGATAAAAGCCGAAAAGCAAGGGTAG
- a CDS encoding anthranilate synthase component I family protein has product MIFDVSDIADFKIRAQQWASGFEVCCYLDSNQFTNADSKFDLLIAAGVKAQLTAKAGQAFEALQQFRQQHPDWITGFLSYDLKNETEHLSSNLTDELNFPDLYFFAPLHLIKVKGHQAEIISDESEHIWKQINNEKLQPLKAVNNLALQPCFTQQDYIDTFSQIKQHISRGDIYVTNFCQEFFAANATIDPLNVFWQLNTTSPAPFASFFRHYEQYVLCASPERFLAKRGRQLISQPIKGTAKRGSSTQEDERIKQELRNNPKEQQENVMIVDLVRNDLTKSAEPGTVKTEELFGIYSFTQVHQMISTVTCQLRDGLSPVGALRNTFPMGSMTGAPKLKAMELMDHYERTRRGIYSGAIGYFDPDDDFDFNVVIRTIFYNAHNQYLSFQVGSAITFDAVAEQEYDECLLKAQAIMQVLGLQQ; this is encoded by the coding sequence ATGATTTTTGATGTTTCTGATATTGCCGACTTTAAAATACGAGCCCAGCAATGGGCCAGCGGTTTTGAGGTATGCTGCTATCTGGACTCCAACCAATTTACCAACGCCGATTCGAAATTTGATTTATTGATTGCTGCCGGGGTAAAGGCACAATTAACAGCAAAAGCCGGACAGGCATTTGAGGCTCTGCAGCAATTCAGGCAGCAACATCCCGACTGGATAACCGGATTTTTAAGTTACGACCTTAAAAACGAGACAGAACACCTATCGTCCAACCTCACCGACGAGCTGAACTTTCCCGACCTTTACTTTTTTGCGCCGCTGCACTTAATCAAGGTTAAAGGTCATCAGGCAGAAATCATCTCGGATGAAAGTGAACATATATGGAAACAAATCAATAACGAAAAGCTGCAACCACTTAAAGCGGTAAATAACCTGGCTTTACAACCATGCTTTACGCAACAGGACTATATAGATACTTTTAGTCAAATTAAGCAGCACATCAGCCGCGGCGATATTTATGTAACTAATTTTTGCCAGGAATTTTTTGCAGCCAATGCAACGATAGATCCATTGAACGTTTTTTGGCAGTTAAACACCACTTCGCCTGCACCTTTTGCAAGTTTTTTCAGGCACTATGAACAGTATGTTTTATGTGCATCACCGGAGCGTTTTCTGGCTAAACGAGGCAGACAACTTATTTCTCAGCCCATCAAAGGCACGGCTAAGCGTGGGAGCAGTACTCAAGAAGACGAACGCATTAAACAAGAGCTGCGCAACAACCCCAAAGAGCAGCAGGAAAACGTAATGATTGTTGATTTAGTGCGTAATGACTTAACCAAATCTGCAGAGCCGGGCACGGTTAAAACCGAAGAATTGTTTGGCATTTATAGCTTTACCCAGGTACACCAAATGATATCTACCGTAACCTGCCAGCTGCGGGATGGCCTGTCGCCGGTAGGTGCCTTGCGCAATACCTTCCCGATGGGCAGCATGACTGGTGCACCTAAATTGAAGGCGATGGAGTTAATGGATCATTATGAACGTACCCGCCGGGGAATATATTCGGGAGCAATAGGCTATTTCGATCCGGATGATGACTTTGATTTTAATGTGGTTATCCGCACTATTTTCTATAACGCCCACAACCAGTATCTGTCTTTTCAGGTAGGCAGTGCTATCACTTTTGATGCCGTGGCCGAACAGGAATATGACGAATGCCTTTTAAAGGCACAAGCCATTATGCAAGTGCTCGGCCTGCAACAATAA